One region of Streptomyces capillispiralis genomic DNA includes:
- a CDS encoding MMPL family transporter, translating to MFGRVGRSAVKHPWLTILVWVIAAVGVASLAPPLKPVSDQAEFLPSHYESVQAGELQKKAFPQEEQPASVIVFRRTDNGRLTDADLADVKEVAAGLEKADLEKIGAVETGPQAVSANGEIALASILATTDNPYDETLMESVGEMREKAVPLLKGTDLHMGITGSAATALDTKESSGDTDAMIMMATLVLLIVLLAAIFRSPLIAILPVLVIALVFVLATGLISIASEAGGFQADASIGSILIVVLFGVGTDYLLFLLFRYREFLRKGQAPKEAMTEAVTRVGETIASAAGAVVVAFLALLLSSLGMLKALGPALAISVGVTLVASLTLVPAVFSLLGTKAFWPSKAWSREPKHTFAARTGSLTARRPGLVAAVSGGLLAVLATGVLSFNTVFDSSSSLPKDLESVQAAKELERGFAAGQTDPTWVFLEAKDGGKLDRGRLDAYAEKLTAADFGRVMPPVLAPDGDIAKFGVILAHKPDSDKAVELLAGPLRDAAHDAAPDGTRALVGGTSAVLADIQHATNRDYSVVFPAAGLAIMVILGLLLRSVVAPLYLMVAVGLGFAATLGATVWVFQNLAGEAGLPFTLPVIVYLFVVAIGTDYNILMVARLREEVGRGSTPAQAVRQAITHSTSTIGTAAVILAGTFGVLLLAQNSMLRQMGFAVAFGILLTAFVMAVLLVPAVTTLLGHRTWWPGRVRTDPEPRDDSEPAAAQEPVPAHRT from the coding sequence ATGTTCGGACGGGTCGGACGGTCCGCCGTCAAACACCCCTGGCTGACGATACTGGTGTGGGTGATCGCGGCGGTGGGCGTGGCGTCCCTGGCGCCGCCCCTGAAACCGGTCAGCGACCAGGCCGAATTCCTGCCCTCGCACTACGAGTCCGTGCAGGCCGGGGAACTCCAGAAGAAGGCGTTCCCGCAAGAGGAACAGCCCGCCTCCGTCATCGTCTTCCGCCGCACCGACAACGGCCGGCTCACCGACGCCGACCTCGCGGACGTGAAGGAGGTCGCCGCCGGGCTGGAGAAGGCGGACCTGGAGAAGATCGGCGCCGTCGAGACGGGCCCGCAGGCCGTGTCCGCCAACGGCGAGATCGCCCTGGCGAGCATCCTGGCGACGACCGACAACCCCTACGACGAGACCCTGATGGAGTCGGTCGGCGAGATGCGCGAGAAGGCGGTGCCCCTCCTGAAGGGCACCGACCTGCACATGGGCATCACCGGCTCGGCGGCGACGGCGCTGGACACCAAGGAGTCCTCCGGCGACACCGACGCCATGATCATGATGGCGACGCTGGTCCTGCTCATCGTGCTGCTGGCCGCCATCTTCCGCAGCCCGCTCATCGCGATCCTGCCGGTCCTCGTCATCGCCCTCGTCTTCGTGCTCGCCACCGGCCTGATCTCCATCGCCTCCGAGGCCGGCGGCTTCCAGGCGGACGCCTCGATCGGGTCGATCCTGATCGTGGTCCTCTTCGGCGTCGGCACCGATTACCTGCTCTTCCTCCTCTTCCGCTACCGGGAGTTCCTGCGCAAGGGACAGGCGCCCAAGGAGGCCATGACCGAGGCCGTCACCCGGGTCGGGGAGACCATCGCCTCCGCCGCCGGCGCGGTCGTCGTCGCCTTCCTCGCCCTGCTGCTGTCCAGCCTCGGCATGCTGAAGGCCCTCGGCCCGGCGCTGGCCATCTCCGTCGGCGTCACCCTGGTCGCCTCGCTGACCCTCGTACCGGCCGTCTTCTCCCTCCTCGGCACCAAGGCGTTCTGGCCGTCCAAGGCGTGGAGCAGGGAACCCAAGCACACCTTCGCGGCCCGGACCGGTTCGCTCACCGCCCGCCGTCCCGGCCTCGTCGCCGCCGTCTCCGGCGGTCTGCTCGCCGTGCTCGCCACCGGCGTCCTCAGCTTCAACACCGTCTTCGACAGCAGCAGTTCGCTGCCGAAGGACCTCGAGTCGGTCCAGGCGGCCAAGGAACTGGAGCGCGGCTTCGCGGCCGGCCAGACCGACCCGACCTGGGTGTTCCTGGAGGCGAAGGACGGCGGCAAGCTGGACCGGGGCCGGCTCGACGCCTACGCCGAGAAGCTGACCGCCGCCGACTTCGGCCGCGTGATGCCCCCGGTGCTCGCCCCCGACGGCGACATCGCCAAGTTCGGCGTGATCCTGGCGCACAAGCCCGACAGCGACAAGGCCGTGGAACTGCTCGCCGGTCCGCTGCGCGACGCGGCCCACGACGCGGCGCCCGACGGCACCCGCGCCCTCGTCGGCGGCACCTCCGCCGTGCTCGCCGACATCCAGCACGCCACCAACCGCGACTACTCCGTGGTCTTCCCGGCCGCCGGGCTCGCCATCATGGTCATCCTCGGCCTGCTGCTGCGCAGCGTCGTCGCACCCCTGTACCTGATGGTCGCGGTCGGACTGGGCTTCGCCGCGACGCTGGGCGCCACCGTCTGGGTCTTCCAGAACCTCGCCGGCGAGGCGGGCCTGCCCTTCACCCTGCCGGTGATCGTCTACCTGTTCGTCGTCGCCATCGGCACCGACTACAACATCCTGATGGTGGCGCGGCTGCGCGAGGAGGTCGGCCGCGGCAGCACCCCGGCGCAGGCCGTCCGCCAGGCGATCACCCACTCCACGTCCACCATCGGCACCGCGGCCGTCATCCTCGCCGGCACCTTCGGCGTCCTGCTGCTGGCCCAGAACTCCATGCTCCGGCAGATGGGCTTCGCCGTGGCCTTCGGCATCCTGCTCACCGCGTTCGTGATGGCCGTCCTGCTGGTGCCCGCGGTCACCACCCTGCTCGGCCACCGCACCTGGTGGCCCGGCCGCGTCCGCACCGACCCGGAGCCGCGTGACGACTCCGAGCCCGCGGCGGCCCAGGAGCCCGTCCCCGCGCACCGTACGTGA
- a CDS encoding ABC1 kinase family protein: MSSYLLIAGATALLGPMIMAVLARRVLGLRIGAVRALLTGVAGLLAAGVVGTPMGPQASRTPLVTVQLGGALLGAMIFLVLSEAVVAGGSVRGMVRWPGAVRRRLARSRRYTQLSGIAVRHGLRRFLTGRSRRGTASPQDQAALARSLRLALEEAGATFVKLGQALSSRHDLLPDVFVDELSALQHEVAPEPWPDIERVLAEELKAPPEEVFAEFAPEPLAAGSMAQVHRARLRDGRAVAVKVQRPGARQVLERDLDILFRISDILERSTTWGRTVGSRALVQGFADSLHEELDFRTEARNTAAVAANTALADADAASDGDGPSGAAPRVLLPEVHHELSTERVLVVEWLDGVTLNRADAVVDAQGLDRERLARDLFGALLHQIMIGGVFHADPHSGNVLVLRDGRLGLIDFGSVGRIDRMLRASLRELLMAIDRNDPQALSDALLDLVERPDEIDEERFTRALGRYTARHLASSGPPGREMFSDLFVLVAQYGLTVPPEVAAAFRALATVEGALGRLVPGFDLVEEARAFASTEMARRLTPTQLSRSVAEEAAAVLPMLLRLPRRAERISSALEQGRLSVNVRLLADERDRRFIRGIVRDVLLAFLGGLTGLLGILLLSTRGGPRLADSLRLFDVFGYNMLLISSVLVLRVLFTITKPSR, translated from the coding sequence GTGAGCAGCTATCTCCTGATCGCCGGGGCCACCGCACTGCTCGGCCCCATGATCATGGCCGTACTGGCCCGCAGGGTGCTCGGACTGCGCATCGGCGCGGTCCGGGCCCTGCTCACGGGCGTCGCCGGACTGCTCGCCGCGGGCGTGGTCGGTACGCCGATGGGCCCGCAGGCGAGCCGCACCCCGCTGGTGACCGTGCAACTGGGCGGGGCCCTGCTCGGGGCGATGATCTTCCTCGTGCTCTCGGAGGCGGTGGTCGCCGGCGGCTCCGTGCGCGGCATGGTGCGCTGGCCCGGCGCCGTGCGCCGCAGACTGGCGCGCAGCCGCCGCTACACCCAGCTCAGCGGGATCGCCGTACGGCACGGACTGCGCCGCTTCCTGACCGGCCGGTCCCGGCGCGGCACCGCCAGCCCGCAGGACCAGGCCGCCCTGGCCAGGTCCCTGCGGCTGGCCCTGGAGGAGGCGGGAGCCACCTTCGTCAAACTCGGCCAGGCGCTCTCCTCCCGCCACGACCTGCTGCCCGACGTGTTCGTCGACGAACTGAGCGCGCTCCAGCACGAGGTCGCCCCCGAACCGTGGCCGGACATCGAACGCGTCCTCGCCGAGGAGCTGAAGGCCCCGCCGGAGGAGGTGTTCGCGGAGTTCGCGCCCGAACCGCTCGCGGCCGGTTCCATGGCCCAGGTGCACCGGGCCCGGCTGCGGGACGGCCGCGCGGTGGCCGTCAAGGTGCAGCGGCCGGGGGCCCGGCAGGTGCTCGAACGCGACCTCGACATCCTCTTCCGGATCAGCGACATCCTGGAACGGAGCACCACCTGGGGCAGGACGGTCGGCTCCCGCGCACTGGTGCAGGGGTTCGCCGACTCCCTCCACGAGGAGCTGGACTTTCGCACCGAGGCCCGCAACACCGCCGCCGTGGCAGCGAACACCGCCCTCGCCGACGCCGACGCGGCCTCCGACGGGGACGGGCCGTCCGGCGCCGCCCCCCGGGTCCTGCTGCCCGAGGTCCACCACGAGCTGAGCACCGAACGGGTCCTGGTCGTCGAATGGCTCGACGGCGTCACCCTGAACCGCGCCGACGCCGTCGTCGACGCACAGGGCCTGGACCGCGAACGGCTCGCCCGCGACCTGTTCGGCGCGCTGCTGCACCAGATCATGATCGGCGGCGTCTTCCACGCCGACCCGCACTCCGGGAACGTCCTGGTGCTGCGCGACGGCCGGCTCGGCCTGATCGACTTCGGCTCGGTCGGCCGGATCGACCGGATGCTGCGCGCCAGTCTGCGCGAACTGCTCATGGCGATCGACCGCAACGATCCGCAGGCGCTGTCCGACGCCCTGCTGGACCTGGTGGAGCGCCCCGACGAGATCGACGAGGAGCGGTTCACCCGCGCCCTGGGCCGGTACACCGCCCGGCACCTCGCCTCCTCGGGACCCCCGGGCCGTGAGATGTTCAGCGACCTGTTCGTGCTCGTGGCGCAGTACGGCCTCACCGTGCCGCCCGAAGTGGCCGCGGCCTTCCGCGCGCTGGCCACGGTGGAGGGCGCGCTGGGCCGTCTCGTCCCGGGGTTCGACCTCGTCGAGGAGGCACGCGCCTTCGCCTCCACCGAGATGGCCCGCAGACTCACCCCGACGCAGCTGAGCCGCTCCGTGGCGGAGGAGGCCGCCGCCGTGCTGCCGATGCTGCTCCGGCTGCCGCGCCGGGCCGAGCGCATCAGCAGCGCGCTGGAACAGGGCAGGCTCAGCGTCAACGTACGGCTGCTCGCCGACGAACGGGACCGGCGCTTCATCCGGGGCATCGTGCGTGACGTGCTGCTCGCCTTCCTCGGCGGACTGACCGGCCTCCTCGGCATCCTGCTGCTGTCCACCCGGGGCGGCCCGCGCCTCGCGGACTCACTGCGCCTGTTCGACGTCTTCGGCTACAACATGCTGCTGATCAGCTCGGTACTGGTGCTCCGCGTCCTGTTCACCATCACCAAACCGAGCCGCTGA
- a CDS encoding polyprenyl synthetase family protein, translating into MTAEQLAEPLYEAPAAPAPESGRPPYAAALLSRLGPDEPGYQSRLGGALADAERLLRACTRDASDPRVRALTGHLAATGGKRMRPLLVLLAAEFGDPGSEGVARAAVVTELVHLASLYHDDVVDRAATRHGAPTANALWGNRVAAMGGNWLLARAARLSADLVPEALALNSLTANRIVAGQMRELTGPGPGEDALAHYVRVTAGKTAALLAMSLGVGAWQARASRAVADTLVEYGEQLGIAFQIADDLLDLLSPEASSGKEQGRDLLVGVPSLPVLLAREGTDPCDAELRELLAAGPAAGAGWHRRVLDLFSVSPATVRARALMHQRLARARTALATLPPLPARHTLDALCDFVALRTG; encoded by the coding sequence GTGACCGCAGAGCAGTTGGCGGAGCCGCTGTACGAGGCCCCGGCCGCCCCGGCACCGGAGAGCGGCCGGCCACCCTACGCCGCCGCGCTGCTGAGCCGGCTCGGTCCCGACGAGCCCGGTTACCAGTCCCGCCTCGGCGGGGCGCTGGCCGATGCGGAGCGTCTGCTGCGCGCGTGCACACGGGACGCGTCCGATCCCCGGGTGAGGGCGCTCACCGGGCACCTCGCGGCCACCGGCGGCAAGCGGATGCGGCCCCTTCTGGTGCTGCTCGCGGCGGAGTTCGGGGATCCCGGCAGTGAGGGCGTGGCCCGGGCGGCCGTCGTCACCGAACTCGTCCACCTGGCGTCGCTCTACCACGACGACGTGGTGGACCGTGCCGCCACCCGGCACGGTGCCCCCACCGCCAACGCCCTGTGGGGCAACCGGGTGGCCGCGATGGGCGGGAACTGGCTGCTGGCCAGGGCCGCCCGGCTGTCCGCCGACCTGGTGCCGGAGGCGCTGGCCCTCAACTCCCTCACGGCGAACCGCATCGTGGCGGGCCAGATGCGCGAGCTCACCGGCCCCGGGCCGGGCGAGGACGCCCTCGCCCACTACGTCCGGGTCACGGCCGGCAAGACCGCCGCGCTGCTGGCGATGTCGCTGGGGGTCGGCGCCTGGCAGGCCCGTGCGTCCCGGGCGGTCGCCGACACCCTCGTCGAGTACGGCGAACAGCTCGGCATCGCCTTCCAGATCGCCGACGACCTGCTCGACCTGCTCTCCCCCGAGGCGTCCAGCGGCAAGGAACAGGGCCGGGACCTGCTCGTCGGGGTGCCCAGTCTGCCCGTGCTGCTCGCCCGGGAGGGCACGGACCCGTGCGACGCGGAGCTGCGTGAGCTGCTGGCGGCGGGGCCCGCGGCGGGGGCGGGCTGGCACCGTCGTGTCCTCGACCTCTTCTCCGTCTCCCCGGCGACGGTCCGCGCGCGGGCGCTGATGCACCAGCGGCTGGCCCGGGCCCGCACGGCCCTCGCCACCCTGCCCCCTCTCCCGGCCCGCCACACCCTCGACGCCCTCTGCGACTTCGTGGCCCTGCGCACGGGGTGA